From the Rhodoferax sp. WC2427 genome, one window contains:
- the rpmG gene encoding 50S ribosomal protein L33 gives MATKGGREKIKLESTAGTGHFYTTTKNKKTMPEKMLISKFDPKARKHVDYKEIKLK, from the coding sequence ATGGCAACCAAAGGCGGACGCGAAAAAATCAAGCTGGAATCTACAGCAGGTACGGGGCACTTCTACACCACGACCAAAAACAAGAAAACCATGCCCGAGAAAATGTTGATCAGCAAGTTTGATCCCAAAGCTCGCAAGCATGTGGACTACAAAGAAATCAAGCTGAAGTAA
- the rpmB gene encoding 50S ribosomal protein L28: MARVCEVTGKGPMTGNNVSHANNKTKRRFLPNLQYRRFWVETENRWIRLRISNAGLRLIDKNGIDSVLADLRARGQA, from the coding sequence ATGGCACGCGTATGCGAAGTAACGGGCAAAGGCCCGATGACGGGGAACAATGTCTCCCACGCCAACAACAAAACCAAACGTCGGTTCCTGCCGAACCTGCAATACCGCCGCTTCTGGGTCGAAACAGAAAACCGTTGGATCCGCTTGCGCATCTCCAACGCCGGTCTGCGTTTGATCGACAAAAACGGTATCGACTCTGTGCTCGCCGATTTGCGCGCACGTGGCCAAGCATAA